The DNA region GCTTACACCCTGGTCGAAGCGCTGCGACGGCTCGGTCTGCGAGGAACGGACTGGGCCGAGGCCCAGGTCGACACCCTCCGGCTCAAGCTCTTTAAGATCGGCACGCTGGTCCGAGTCAGCGTCCGCCGCGTCTTCCTCTCGATGAGCAGCGCCTATCCTTGGAAGAGCCTCTTTACCCACGTCTTCCGAGTGCTGCGTTGTTGAGCAGGTATCAAAACCCCACCTCTTCTCCTTCCGCAAAGCCTACGATCGGGCGGAGCCTTGCTCCACAACCGGCTTTTTGCGCTTTGCAGCGCTCGCGTTAAGGCAAATCGAATGAAAATCTTGCTCGATCCTGCCTCACGAAGAGCTCTGCGCGGCCGGAACTGCTCGCAAGCGACTCAACCGGCACCTCTCTCGCCCGAAAGCTCGTACTGGTGAGAAATGGGGGTTAGGGCTGCTTACGGGGAAGAAGGATAGCGGAGCCGCAAGGAGGCCGGGCAAGGGATCCCTCCGTTAGGTTTTTATGACAAATTCCTCTGGCTTTTTCTTAACAAAGAGGGCTCTTGCGCAAAGAATGCTTAGCCCCCGGTTCTTTTGGCGGATTTGCGCCGGGATTGCATTGGGCGGGGCCATTCCTTTACGGTGAAGGGTGACGATTGCGGCGGTGGATAGCGCCACCAAGCCGGAGCACCGGTGTGCGGGAAGGGGAAAGCATCCGTCGAAATTCCAAAGTCTAGGCGGACGGGGAAGCGATGCTGCGGATCGGTGTGGTCGCCAATCGAAGGAAGCCGGGCGCCCGGGCGCTGGCTCGGGCCTTGCAAGAATTTTCCCGCAAGCAGGATTTCCCGCTGCGTTGGGAAGAGCAGACCGCCCGGCTCATCGGGGCGGAAGGCGAAAAGCTGGCCGAGCTGGTCGCCGGAGTCGATCTTCTCATTGTCGCCGGAGGAGACGGCTCCTTGCTGCGGGTTGTGCATGAAGTCTATCCGAGCCCCGTGCCGATTCTCGGGGTGAACATCGGCGGTCTCGGATTTCTCACGGCGGTGACCCGGGAGGAGATTCTCGAAGCGCTCCCCGGTCTGGCCGAGGGCTCCTGGCGTCGAAGTGAACGGCTGGTGCTGGAGGTGCGGGGGTCCCTGCGAGGCAAGGCGTTGCATATCCCTTGCGTCTTCAACGACGTGGTCCTATTCCGCGGAAACTCTTCCCACATGGCGCGAATCGATGTCCTGGCGGCGGATCTCCCCGTGACGGAGTTTCAAGCCGACGGCCTCGTCGTAGCGACACCAACGGGGTCGACGGCCTACGCCCTGTCGGCCGGAGGGCCGATCGTCATCCCCGAGGCCCGGGTTTTCGGGCTGACGCCGCTCTCCCCCCACACGCTGACCAATCGCACCCTGATCTTCTCGGCCGATTCGCAAGTTCGGATGACGGTGCCGGAGCGGGCGGTCCCGGTCCGGTTGGAATTCGACGGCCTATCGAGCGGGAGCCTACGCCACGGGGATTGGGTGGAGATCCGGGCGGCGCCGCATCCGGTGACACTCGCCTTCCTGGCGCACCGGGACTTCTTTCAAATCCTCCGACAGAAGCTCCGGTGGGGCGGAGCGAGCATCCCGCTGCCGGGAGAGCGGGCTGACAAGGATGGGGAGCCGCCGTGAAGTTGATCGACCTGATCAAGCCGGGAAGAGTGGCGCTGAACCTCCGCGCACGCACTTGGACCGATGCGATGCGGGAAGTGGCCGAGCTTTTGCGCGAAGCGCCGGAAATCGACGACTTTCCCGTTTTTCTGGAGGAACTGCTTGCGGCTCAGGGCCGGGGACATCTCTGGTTCGATAGCGAGGTCGGGTTTCCCCATGTGCGAAGCACCCATGTGAGAAACCTCGTCCTCGCCGCGGGGAGGAGCACCGAGGGGATCGTGATCCAGGCCGATCAGCCGGCGGTGAAGCTTGTCTTCGTCATCGGCGTGCCCATGCAGTTCCATACCGAATACCTGATCGCGGTAGGGGCGCTGGCCCGCATCGTGAATAAAGCTCCTTCCCGGGCGCGGCTTCTCCGCGCCAAGGACCCGGCGGAATTCGTCTCCTTGATTGCAGCAGAGGAGCAGAAGGTATAAAGATAAAAACCGCCACGGACAGGTGGCTGAGCGGCTTAAGGCACTCGACTCGAAATCGAGCGTGGGGGAAACCCCACCGTGGGTTCAAATCCCACCCTGTCCGCGTTCTTCACGGGCGGAGGCGACTTACGGGGATGGCGCAGGCGTCTCTTGTCCTTCGAGCCCCGACTCAGAGCGATCCCGTCCCGAGGGCGGAGCCGGTTCGGCAAGCTCTTGGGAAAGGGTGAAGCTGCCGATCCGAAAGGAAAAGGAGCGCGTGCTCACGCAGTGTAGGATGGTCCGCCTACCGATGCGACCGACATCAAAGACCACAAGCCTCGACTGCGGACCGAAACGGAAAGGCCGGTCCTGGTGCCTGGCCCGCAAGGTGTTCTGCAGCTCCTCCGCCGATTCCGGGCTGGTCTGAACATAAAGCAGAAGGAGAGGGCCGGACGGCCGGGCGCGGTCGATCGCCCATGGGATCCATTCGATGACGATCCCCGGCGAGGGGAAGCGCACGGCCATTGCGGCGCGAGGAAGGAAATCGCCGGTTGCCAGGTAGACCGGTTCGCCCGCCCAGGACCGCTTCATCGCCTGGAGAAGCGGAGAGTTCCTATCCGAGAGAAGGGTGCGGACGGCTTCTTCGGAGAGGGGTTCTTCCTTCGTCGTTTCGTAGAGCTGGAGGCTCCAGCCTGCGGGCAAGGCGGCGGCTAAGCGTTCTTGCTCGGCGCGGACGCACGAGGCGAAGAGGTCTCCGTTGGGAAGCGAGGAGTTGAAAACGCCCTGAGCCGAGCGGAGGCCGACGAGGCTTGCCAGCAACCCGGCTGCGGCTCCCAGGAAGAGGAGTCCAGCTTCGGTCGGCGCCGATGGAAACCGGCGGGCCGCTTGAGGCGGCCGAACCTCCTCGAAGGGAAGATCGGCCGAATCGGTGACCGGCGGCGCCTCCCACGGCCCCGCCCTCAACCAGAACGCCTCCGCTGCCGAGGCCTGTTCGAGGACCGGAGCCGCATGCGGTGGAGGAGCCGCTTCTGGATCGATCGGCGGCGGCGGCGCTCCTTGTCTTAGGAGAACGGGCGGGGCGAGCTTGCGGAAGATCCAGAGCAAGGGAGCGGCCAAGGCGAAGTAGAAGCCGAGCGCCCAGGAAAAGAAGAAGGAGCCGAACGCGAAAGCCAGAGCTGCGCCGGGCTGCGCTACCAGCCAAAAAAAGCGCGGATGGTTGCGGAATGGTCCGGGCGGAATCCCCCAACCCCATGGGTCGGGCCGGCCGAGGGCAACGTGGCGGCCGGCGGTCGCGATCCGGTGGAGAACGTAAATCGCTCCTGTCAAGCCGGCAAAGACGAAGACCGGAAGGGCCGCCCTCCAGGACCGTCCGAGCCCTGTTGCCAACGCCAAGCCGAAGAGGAGAAGGAGGGAAAAGGCTGCCCGTCGTTTCCCGGCGTATCGTTCGCCGAAGCCGCGGCAGGTGAGGAGCTCCACCGGGAACACCCAGGAAACCAGGATCCAGAAGAGCAAGCGGCCGATCGAGCTTGGGATTCCGCGGGTCATCAAGGCGGAGGTCTCCGGAGAGAGTATATCTTTGCCAGAAGCCGACGGCCAGCCGGACGAGCCGGCCCGGCGCGATCCGTTTGCGAGAGGAACCCGCCGGTCGCCGTCGGCTACGACTCGGCCTCGACCGCATGCAAGGGGGGCAGGGCCGAGAGCAGAGCGAGGCTGAGCGCAAAGCAGAGGAACGCCGCAAGCATCGGGGTGTGGAACGAGCGGAGGCGCTCGGAAAGGAAACCGAAGGCCAGAGGGCCCGCACCGGCGGCCAGGCGGCCGAAAAGCCCCCATAGGCCGAAGTATTCGGCCTGCTCGTTCTTCGGGGCGAGGATGCCGACCACGGCGCGGCTGACCGATTGCAGAGAGCCGGCTCCCATCCCCAAAACCGCGGAGACGACGTAAAAGGCGAGCTTATCCTGGACGAAGTAAAAGCCGCCCATGCCCAGGAACCAGATCCAAACGATGAGCTGCAGGGTCCGTTTCGGGCCGAGGGCGTCCTCGATGAAACCGAAAAGGACCGCTCCCAGGCAGCCGCCGGTCTGGATGGCCAGAAGGAGGAGGGCCGGCTCGTTGCCGGTCAGTCCGATTTGCATCTGGCCGTAAAGGGCGGCCATCGCCAGGACCATGGCGGCTCCGGTGGCGTAGAGCAGGAATGCGCCGAAAAAGAGACGGAGCCGGGATTCCCGAGCGAGCTTGGGAAAGGTGCGGGAGAGGAGAACCAGGGAAGCTCTCAGAGCCGCTTTCCAATCCTGTTCCGCCGCCTGCGTCCGCTCCCGGACAAAAAGGATCGTGGCGAGGCCCCCTGCGCAGTAGATGGCGGCGGTGAGGAGGAAAATGAGCCGGATGGCTCCGGAGTTGGCGAGCGTGAAGCCGTGGCTGATGAGGGGGGCTGCGGCGATGACGCTCAGGAATCCTCCCACGTTGCCGAGAGCCCTCGCCAGTCCGGATAGCCTGCCGATCTTTTCCCGAGGAGCAAGCTCGGGCAGGAAGCTGGCCCAAAGATTTTCGGCGAACGCATAACCGATCGAGGCGATCATGAACGCGATCAGGCTCGCCCAAACGTCGCCCTCGCCCATGGCGGCGAGGCTGGCCGTGGCGAGGACGCAGACGGCATAGAAAATCGAGAGGATCCTTTTCTTTTTTCCCGTGACGTCGACCAGCGCCCCAAGAAGGGGAGAAAGCAGGCCGACCAGCGTTTGGCAGAGGAAGAGAGCGCATCCGAAGAGCCATGTGGCATCGGTCCGATGCGCGCAGACGACACGCAGGAAGTAGGTGCCGAAGACCAGGTCGACGATCAGAGTGTTGAAAGCCGTGTTGGCGAAGTCGAAGAACGACCAAGCCACCTTCTCGGCGTTGTTCGGGGCCGAAAGATGTGGTTGGGGGGAAACGGCCTTTTGCGGGACGCGCATATACGGAGACTCGTTCAGGAGGAAGCCTGCGCCATCCGGCCGTTCGGGAAGGCCGCAGCGGCCGAACCGGGAAGGCACGGCGGTGAAGCGCTTGGGCGGCTCAAGCTAGGAATCGGGGAGTCAGCCATGGCACCAACCCGGGCGTCACCTCGGAGGCGAGCCTCGACTGGAGCTAACCGCGATCGGCGGAGCCTGTCAAGGCATCCCGGGTAGGGGCGGAAACGGCGGGGCGCATGCGGTCGGAAGGCAGCGCAAGCAGCAGCAGGAAACCCGATGCGAAGCAGACCAAGGGAATGACCATCGGAAGCCGGAAGGAGTGCGTTGCTTGGAAAACGGCGCCGAAAAGCAGCGGCCCCACTGCGGCGGCCACCCGGCCGGTGACGAACCAGAGTCCGTAATACTGAGCCCGTGCCTCGACAGGGGAGAGGAGCCCCATGACGGCACGGCTGACGGCGAAGAGGGATCCGTTGCCGATGCCGACAAGAAAGGCGGTGGCCCAGAACAGCAACTTCGATTCGACGGAGACAAGAGCGATCGAGGCGATCACCCATGCGAGCACGACTAAGCGCAACGCCGGTGCCGATCCGATTCGATCCTTGATCTTCCCAAGGAGAAACGCTCCGGCGCATGCCCCGCTCTGGACGGCGAGCAGGACGAGAACCTGGTCGGCGTCGGCCATGCCGATGGCCATCTGCGCATAGATCGCGACTACGACCATCACGATGGTGGCGCCGGCCCCGCAGAGCAGGGAGGACAAAAAGAAGGTGCGCAAGGCTCCCGGACGCACGACGGCTGGCAAGGAGGAAGCAAGGCGGCGCGCGGATTGGCGGACGGCTTGCCCGAGATCGCCGGCTACGGCTTCCGCCCGCTCGCGCAAAAGCAGAAGAGCGGGGATGCCGGCCAAGGCATAGACCATGGTCGTCAGGAGTAACGCCATTTGGATATGCACGGCGTTAGATACGGTGAATCCGGAGGCGATCAGAGGAGAGATCAACAGCAGGTTACCTAAGCTGCCTACGTTTCCCAAGGAGCGCGCCCACCCGGAGAGGGTGCCGAGAGAATCGGGGCCGGCGATTTCCGGGAGGAAGCCGGCCATGAGATTGTCGGCGAAGGAGAAGGCGATGTTGGTGACGATAAAGACGGTCAAACTCGGCCAGACGTCCCCTTCGCCCATCCGCGCAAGCAGCAGCGAGGAAAGGATGCAGACCGCATAGGCGGAGAAGAGCATCCGCTTTTTGCTGCCCAGGACGTCGGCCATCGCGCCGAGCCACGGCGAGCAGAGGGCGACAACGGCTTGAGAGAGGAAGAGGGCCAAGGTCCAGAGCCAGGTCGCGTCGACCCGGTGGGCGCAGATGACACGGACGAAGTAGACCGCGAAAACCAAGTCGACGATAACCGTCGTGAAGGAGGAGCTGCCGACGTCGAAGCAGCTCCATGCGAACCGCTCCCACTTTCCGGCCGGCGGAGGGGGCGGAGAACCGCTTGCGGGAGGCGACGAGTAACCGCTCGGCGCATTCTCGCCGGAACCGGAGCGCGGACGGCGGACGTTAAGCCAGCTCACGATGGGGTGATTGCCACCATAGCACGGCGGCAATCCCCGCGAAGCCGAGAAAAGTGAACCGGAGGCTCGGGAACGGGCTCCGCGCCGGTTGCGCTACTTCCAGCTTTGCAGAACGACTTTCCGGGAGTCTTGGTAAGGATACTTGCGCACAAGCTCCTGTATCGGCAGCTTCTCGTCTCCCTCGCGCATGAAGTGCAGGAGGACGACCGAGGCCCAGTAGTCGTCGGCATACTTGGTCCCCGCCAGCAGGGTCGGCACCCCCTTTTGGTTGACCGTGTGGCAGGCGGCGCAGCTGACGGGCCCGGCATACCGGCCGTCGGGGGAATATTGCAAGGCGGCTTGATGGGTGGTCAGGTCGACCGTGTTCTCCTCTCCTTCGAAGCGGACCGGGTAGAGGCCGTGGATCGACTCATGGCACGACTGGCAGGAAAGCGCGCCGTGGGCTTTCGAGTACCGGTAGAGGGCGTACTTGCGGGGCTGGTCGATCGGGAAGTACTTCCCCCCTTCGCTTTCCACGAAGGGGGCCGCATGGCAGGTGGCGCACTTGGGTTCGCCTGCCGATACCCACCAGTCGCTTCCGCCCGAAGCGCTGTCATAGGAAACCGGCTCCCCTTCGCTCGCATTCCAGGGCAAAAGCTTGAGCTTGCCTTCTTTGTCCTTTGCGGCCTTGACGAGGGTCGCACCCTTATGATCGGCGTAATAGGCGTAGACCGGGTTGTTGCCGTCCCGGACCCGGGGATCGGCCATCTCGAGAAAGCGTTCGACCTCTCCGCGCGCCACCTCGTTCCGGATCTCCTCCACGCTCTTGTTCCGCAAGGTCTTTCCCTTTTGACTGACGACGTCGTCGAGGTCGTCTCGCTGGTAGAGCTCCACCGAGAGCTGGTTGTGGCAGTCGGTGCAGGTAAGGCCCCTCGGCTTGGGCAGCGGCCGGTCGTTCTCGTCCCGCAGGCTCACGTTCTCGAGATACCATTTGCCCAAGGGGTTGAGGAAGAACGGCGGCTTTACATCCGGGTTGCTATGCGCATCCCTCCGCAAGTAGCAGCCGCCGCCGGCGATCCTCTGATCGGATTGAGCGAACTTGTTGTTGCCGTAGGAGTCGGTGATCTGAAACGGGTTCGTCTCGAAGTCGTTCTGCTTCGGATTCTGCCAGTGGGTCGGGTGGCAAGCCTGGCAGGAAACCGTTCTCCCCGCCTTGTCGTTCATATCGGCCAAAAAGGCGGCGTGTGTGGCGTGAATCGCCTGGGCAAGCGGCTTTGCTTTGGTGGTGGGATATCCCGTCGCTCCCGGGCGCGGCTCCTGGAGGTTGCCGGAAATGTTGTCTCCATGACAGTCGGCGCAGTTGACGGAACCGACGCTGCCGAGTCGGTTCGAGGACGCCTTCGGATCGTACTCCTTGAGAAATTGCGTCTGGAACATCTTGTCGTGGATCTCGAGCAGGTTGATGGAGGAGGACGAGAGCCGGGCCATATAGTCGGACTCGTCGGGATAGTTCTTTTTCCAGTAATCGTATTCCTTCTCGAACAGCGTCATTCCCGCCTGCTTCGACAGCTTCGCCGCCCTACCTTCGGCGGAGTGGCAGAGAACGCAGTTGGGAATGTCGACCGGGTTGGTGCCGAAGAACTCGACCGGCTTCCCGTCGGCCAGAATCGGCTTGCCTTGCTTGTCCCGCAGCTGAACCGTCGAATATTGGTAAGGTTGAAAATCCCGGTTCGTGACGGTCCGGATCGTGCCTTTCCTGGTCGAGTCGTAGAACGCGGTCAAGGGAAGGCCGAGGGCGTCCCAGACGTTGGCCGCCGTCAGCGTCAAGCGGACGTTCTTCACGTCCGGGATCAAGGAATCGGTAAAGACGATGTCGCCGCCTTGGTCTCCGGCGTAGTCGAGATATCCTCCCGCCAGCGGCTTGCCCGAGGGGCCCGCGTCGATGGGGATCTCAAGGTCCTTGCCGATGTGGATTCGCTTTTCGATCGACCAGTCCTTCGGGAGCGTCCCTTCCAGATCCTTGTAGATGAAGATATGCTCCCAGACGTAGTTGGCCATGTTGTCGCCCGGATCGGACATGGTGCCGTTGCCGTTCACGTCCTTGAGGACCGACCAGTACTTCATCTTGTTGCCTTCCGAGTAGCTGTTGTCCCGCAGGAAATAATAGAGCTGGACCTGGTCGTCGGGGGAAAGGAGCTTCGGCCGCTTGCCGTTCCGGCCGGATTCGACCGCCTGGGCTTGAAAAGAATTGTACGGGGGGATGACGCAGCAGTAGGAGATGTCGAAGCCCACGCAGTGCATCCCCAGCTCGTAGTTGATGAGGATGTTGTACGGGTTTTTGGGCTGGTACGCCTTGAGGGTCAGATGGGTGATCTCATCCCGGATCTCGACCGGCTTGAGGCGGTCGAGGCGGAAGGGCGGGTTCGGATCGTAGTCGGCTACGTCGGCGCGGGCGGGCGAGCCGAATGCGGACCCTAGCAACGCCAAAGCCAACCAGCCGCCGATCATCGGCCGGCTCGAACCCAAGGGATGCCTGAAGGGCTCTTGCAGCAAGCGCACCGAATATGGGCAATTACTGCAAAAGGGTTGTTATGTCAATAGCTATTCGAGGAACTTTTCCAAGCCCGCGTCCTTGGGAAGGCCGAGGCTCAGGGCATCCTGGTAGTGGCGCTTGGCCAGCTCCTTGGCGGGCGGCTTCTGCGTGGCGTAGATGACCGCGAGATTGAAGTGCGCGTCCGCGTAGTTCGGATTCAGCTCGAGCGCGCGCCGGAGCTCCTTTTCCGCCGCTTCCTGCCATCCTTTCTTCGCGCAGGCGATCCCCAGGTAGTTACGGGTGCGGGGATCGTTCGGGTCGAGGACGATCGATCGGGTGAGCATGGTGATCGCGTTGTCGTAACGGCCCTGCTGGTAATAGACGATCCCGAGAACCGAGTGGGAGAAGGCGTCGTTCGGGTTGAGCTTGATCGCTTGCTGCAGGGCCTTCTCCGCATCCTCGTACCGGCTCTGCTGAAACCGGACCACGCCGAGATTGGCCCAGGCAAAGACATTCCCCGGGTCCTTTTGGAGAATCTGATCGTAGACTTTGGCGGCCTCCTCATGCTGCTGGGAATTGAAGTAGATGGCGGCCTTTTCGGCCAGTTGCCGAATCTCAGGAGAGAGGGAGGAGGCGCTGCTGCCTTCGGAGGCAGGCTCGGAAGCCGGGGCGGGTTGCTGCCCGGCTTCTCCGGACGCCCGAGCCGGCGGTTTTTCCTCCATGGTGACGAGTTGTCCGGGCGGACGGTTGTCGGAGGAGCCGGCTACCGTATCCGGTGCCGGGGCGGGGGGATTCGGAGGCGTCGAATCGGAGGCCTGGGGGAGGATGCCCATCTCCTTGGCTTTTTGCTTCAGGACGGCGACGAACGCTTGCTTGTCCGGATGGTCGAGAGGAGGTGCTTGCGGGCCTTTGAGGAGGGCGAGCTCCTCCGGAGTCAGCGAGACCAGCGGGGAGGAGAGAATCTCCAGCTGCCTTTGCACGAACTGGGAGTCGACCTTGAGGGATTGAAGCTCCTCGGTGAGGAGCTTCTTGGCCATCTCGCGCCGTGCCTGCTCCTGGAGCTGGCGGTTGATGATCCCGCGGAGGATCTCGTTCTCCTTTTTGAGCTGCTCGTTTCCCGATGAGGCTAAAAATTGTCGTGCCGATTCGGCTAGCCGCTGCTGCGCCGTTTCCAGCTGGGATTTCAACGAGGTCGCCGTCGATCGGAAAATTTGGTTTTCCCGCTCGAGGACGGCCAGCTGTTCCTGGACGCCTTTGAGCTGATCCCGGATGGCGACTACCGCGCTCTCGTTCTCGCCGGTCTGCAGGGCACGGATCTTTCCCTCCGCCTGCGCGAGTTGTGCTTTGAGCGCATTATTTTCCTGGAGGACTGCGGTGATCCTCTCCTCGACGTTGGAAGACTGGGCGATGGCCAGCTCCTTGCGTGCGTTCTGGAGCCGCTCGCGAAGGGAGTTCGCTTCCGCAACGGCCGCCTGCAGCTTGGATTTGGTCGACGTCAGCTCGCTTTCGAGCTGGGCGATCCGGCTACGCAGGAGCAGCAGCTGCCGGTTGTCGGCCCCTGGGCCGGAGGCGGCGTAGCCGCCCGCGGAGGGAGCCTGACCGCCTCGAGGATCTCCTGCCGCTTCCCGTTCCGGAGCCGAGGAGGCCGCGGCGGCCTCCGCCAGCCGGCCGGGTTCCGAACCGGCGGCACCTTTCTGCGAGGCACCGTCGCAGAGCGCGATCTTGCCGCGAACGTAGCGAAGCCGGAATGCGACGATCGATGGCTCCCAGTCCGGATTGTTTTTCTTGAGAAGCTCGAGCTTTCTCTCCACCTCCAAATACTTCTGGCGCGCGGAGGCCTTATCCCCCTTCTTTTCGAGCTGCTCCGCCTCTTGCAGGCTTAGATAGGCTTGGAGGAACTGATCTTGCGGCGGGTAGGCCGCCCGGGCCGGGCAGGCGATCGCCAGGAGCAGGCAAGCGAGGCCACCTCGCAGAAAGAGGTGCATGAGCCCAGGATTTTGTCTCTTGGACGCGTCATAAGTCAATAGCCTTTCTTAATAGCCTATTTGCGTGAAACTTATGGGCAAGGGGGCGTTCCGGGGGGGATGCGGCCGGGTCGCCCGACGAACGCCTTGCTCCGGAACCTTCCGACCGCCATAGTGCGCGGGAGGAGCCGGAGGGGGGGCGGAGCCCGGTCCGAGTTCCGAAAGCGGAAAGGCTCAGAAGCATGGAAAACCGGTTGGAGCAGATTCTCCGAAGCAAAAGGGAGGAAATTGCCCATTTCGGCTCGGCCTGCGATCAATGGCGAAAAGAGGCGCTCGCGGCAAAACGCGGCTTCCGCTCGATGGCCCGCGCTCTCAAGAAGCAGGAGCGCATCGGTGTGCTCGCCGAGGTGAAGCGGGCTTCTCCTTCGGCGGGGCCGATTGCGCCCGATTGTGATCCGGTCCGGCAGGCGCTCCTTTACGCCGAGGCGGGCGCGGACGCGATCAGCGTCTTGACCGACGGGCCTTTCTTTTCGGGCTGCGCCGAAGACCTGCGCCGGATACGGCAGGCGGTCGATCTCCCGCTGCT from Methylacidimicrobium sp. AP8 includes:
- a CDS encoding NAD(+)/NADH kinase, encoding MLRIGVVANRRKPGARALARALQEFSRKQDFPLRWEEQTARLIGAEGEKLAELVAGVDLLIVAGGDGSLLRVVHEVYPSPVPILGVNIGGLGFLTAVTREEILEALPGLAEGSWRRSERLVLEVRGSLRGKALHIPCVFNDVVLFRGNSSHMARIDVLAADLPVTEFQADGLVVATPTGSTAYALSAGGPIVIPEARVFGLTPLSPHTLTNRTLIFSADSQVRMTVPERAVPVRLEFDGLSSGSLRHGDWVEIRAAPHPVTLAFLAHRDFFQILRQKLRWGGASIPLPGERADKDGEPP
- a CDS encoding PTS sugar transporter subunit IIA, whose translation is MKLIDLIKPGRVALNLRARTWTDAMREVAELLREAPEIDDFPVFLEELLAAQGRGHLWFDSEVGFPHVRSTHVRNLVLAAGRSTEGIVIQADQPAVKLVFVIGVPMQFHTEYLIAVGALARIVNKAPSRARLLRAKDPAEFVSLIAAEEQKV
- a CDS encoding tetratricopeptide repeat protein → MHLFLRGGLACLLLAIACPARAAYPPQDQFLQAYLSLQEAEQLEKKGDKASARQKYLEVERKLELLKKNNPDWEPSIVAFRLRYVRGKIALCDGASQKGAAGSEPGRLAEAAAASSAPEREAAGDPRGGQAPSAGGYAASGPGADNRQLLLLRSRIAQLESELTSTKSKLQAAVAEANSLRERLQNARKELAIAQSSNVEERITAVLQENNALKAQLAQAEGKIRALQTGENESAVVAIRDQLKGVQEQLAVLERENQIFRSTATSLKSQLETAQQRLAESARQFLASSGNEQLKKENEILRGIINRQLQEQARREMAKKLLTEELQSLKVDSQFVQRQLEILSSPLVSLTPEELALLKGPQAPPLDHPDKQAFVAVLKQKAKEMGILPQASDSTPPNPPAPAPDTVAGSSDNRPPGQLVTMEEKPPARASGEAGQQPAPASEPASEGSSASSLSPEIRQLAEKAAIYFNSQQHEEAAKVYDQILQKDPGNVFAWANLGVVRFQQSRYEDAEKALQQAIKLNPNDAFSHSVLGIVYYQQGRYDNAITMLTRSIVLDPNDPRTRNYLGIACAKKGWQEAAEKELRRALELNPNYADAHFNLAVIYATQKPPAKELAKRHYQDALSLGLPKDAGLEKFLE
- a CDS encoding MFS transporter produces the protein MRVPQKAVSPQPHLSAPNNAEKVAWSFFDFANTAFNTLIVDLVFGTYFLRVVCAHRTDATWLFGCALFLCQTLVGLLSPLLGALVDVTGKKKRILSIFYAVCVLATASLAAMGEGDVWASLIAFMIASIGYAFAENLWASFLPELAPREKIGRLSGLARALGNVGGFLSVIAAAPLISHGFTLANSGAIRLIFLLTAAIYCAGGLATILFVRERTQAAEQDWKAALRASLVLLSRTFPKLARESRLRLFFGAFLLYATGAAMVLAMAALYGQMQIGLTGNEPALLLLAIQTGGCLGAVLFGFIEDALGPKRTLQLIVWIWFLGMGGFYFVQDKLAFYVVSAVLGMGAGSLQSVSRAVVGILAPKNEQAEYFGLWGLFGRLAAGAGPLAFGFLSERLRSFHTPMLAAFLCFALSLALLSALPPLHAVEAES
- a CDS encoding cytochrome c3 family protein; translated protein: MRLLQEPFRHPLGSSRPMIGGWLALALLGSAFGSPARADVADYDPNPPFRLDRLKPVEIRDEITHLTLKAYQPKNPYNILINYELGMHCVGFDISYCCVIPPYNSFQAQAVESGRNGKRPKLLSPDDQVQLYYFLRDNSYSEGNKMKYWSVLKDVNGNGTMSDPGDNMANYVWEHIFIYKDLEGTLPKDWSIEKRIHIGKDLEIPIDAGPSGKPLAGGYLDYAGDQGGDIVFTDSLIPDVKNVRLTLTAANVWDALGLPLTAFYDSTRKGTIRTVTNRDFQPYQYSTVQLRDKQGKPILADGKPVEFFGTNPVDIPNCVLCHSAEGRAAKLSKQAGMTLFEKEYDYWKKNYPDESDYMARLSSSSINLLEIHDKMFQTQFLKEYDPKASSNRLGSVGSVNCADCHGDNISGNLQEPRPGATGYPTTKAKPLAQAIHATHAAFLADMNDKAGRTVSCQACHPTHWQNPKQNDFETNPFQITDSYGNNKFAQSDQRIAGGGCYLRRDAHSNPDVKPPFFLNPLGKWYLENVSLRDENDRPLPKPRGLTCTDCHNQLSVELYQRDDLDDVVSQKGKTLRNKSVEEIRNEVARGEVERFLEMADPRVRDGNNPVYAYYADHKGATLVKAAKDKEGKLKLLPWNASEGEPVSYDSASGGSDWWVSAGEPKCATCHAAPFVESEGGKYFPIDQPRKYALYRYSKAHGALSCQSCHESIHGLYPVRFEGEENTVDLTTHQAALQYSPDGRYAGPVSCAACHTVNQKGVPTLLAGTKYADDYWASVVLLHFMREGDEKLPIQELVRKYPYQDSRKVVLQSWK
- a CDS encoding MFS transporter — translated: MSWLNVRRPRSGSGENAPSGYSSPPASGSPPPPPAGKWERFAWSCFDVGSSSFTTVIVDLVFAVYFVRVICAHRVDATWLWTLALFLSQAVVALCSPWLGAMADVLGSKKRMLFSAYAVCILSSLLLARMGEGDVWPSLTVFIVTNIAFSFADNLMAGFLPEIAGPDSLGTLSGWARSLGNVGSLGNLLLISPLIASGFTVSNAVHIQMALLLTTMVYALAGIPALLLLRERAEAVAGDLGQAVRQSARRLASSLPAVVRPGALRTFFLSSLLCGAGATIVMVVVAIYAQMAIGMADADQVLVLLAVQSGACAGAFLLGKIKDRIGSAPALRLVVLAWVIASIALVSVESKLLFWATAFLVGIGNGSLFAVSRAVMGLLSPVEARAQYYGLWFVTGRVAAAVGPLLFGAVFQATHSFRLPMVIPLVCFASGFLLLLALPSDRMRPAVSAPTRDALTGSADRG